Part of the candidate division KSB1 bacterium genome is shown below.
ATTATTTTGTCATTTCACAATTATTAAATTATGCGGGACATTTTAAATCAATTAAAATCATGGGTTAGTGAAGGCAACCTATTTGCCACTGCCACAGTGATCCAAACCTGGGGTTCGGCACCCCGGGAAGTTGGATCTGTGATGGCAATCACAGGAGAATTACACATAGCCGGTTCGGTAAGCGGTGGCTGTGTTGAAAATGCAGTGATCGAAGAAGCGGAACTTGTTTTAAAAACCGGTATTCCCAAGGTACTTGAATTCGGTGTTTCGGATGATACTGCTTGGTCGGTTGGATTGACTTGCGGTGGAAAGATTAAAGTTCTTGTTGAGAAGCACCCGGCGTTTACAAATCAGATTTTTGATACAGAAATATGGCATGCGATAGTTAAAGCAATTGAAAACAACCTTCCTGTGGTTATGATCTCCAGGTTAGACGGTCAGCCAGAAGGACATCTTCTTGTTTATGCCAATGGCAATTCCCTGGGAGACTGGGGTGAATTAACAAACAAAGCAAGGGATGTAGCTATTGATACATTTCAATCCGGAAAGAGCCTAGAAATAACAATTGGTGGTATTCCAATTTTTGCCCAACTGTTTCCTCGTCGGGATCGAGTCATTGTCATTGGAGCTTCTCATATAGCAATCCCTTTTGTGGAATTAGCAAGAAAATTGGAATTTGAAACCATCGTCATCGATCCCAGGAAAATCTTTGCAGACCGGCAGAGATTTCCGGTTCCACCGGATCAGCTCCTCGAAAAATGGCCGGAAGAAGCATTAGAAAACATCGAGTTGAATGAGGACACTTATGCTGTCCTGGTCACCCACGATCCTAAAATTGACGACCCTGCGTTACATATT
Proteins encoded:
- a CDS encoding XdhC family protein, with protein sequence MRDILNQLKSWVSEGNLFATATVIQTWGSAPREVGSVMAITGELHIAGSVSGGCVENAVIEEAELVLKTGIPKVLEFGVSDDTAWSVGLTCGGKIKVLVEKHPAFTNQIFDTEIWHAIVKAIENNLPVVMISRLDGQPEGHLLVYANGNSLGDWGELTNKARDVAIDTFQSGKSLEITIGGIPIFAQLFPRRDRVIVIGASHIAIPFVELARKLEFETIVIDPRKIFADRQRFPVPPDQLLEKWPEEALENIELNEDTYAVLVTHDPKIDDPALHILLKSPVAYIGALGSKKTHEKRKKRLLEAGFSLEEIDRIYAPVGLDILARTPEEIALSILAQIVSEKRKEKSDAARGSSKI